The following are encoded together in the Salvia hispanica cultivar TCC Black 2014 chromosome 6, UniMelb_Shisp_WGS_1.0, whole genome shotgun sequence genome:
- the LOC125197213 gene encoding cytochrome b561 domain-containing protein At4g18260-like isoform X2, whose translation MSTLSIFSVAIAPLLLAHLCESSAYKNQASGSLNEHDRVFNIVVHGILLWASMGFLIPLGILVMRVSSCTSEFQPSRHKKVFYVHALLQVLSVLLVTVGAILSIRNFENAFNNTHQRLGLALYAAIYMQLILGFKRPKRGTRARSAWYLLHWLLGTITCLVGVLNIYTGLQAYHIRTSTNTRFYTIIFTAQLSFMVILYLFQDKWDYILRQGMPPGVVGTYGNSDIPLPITLSQQVEDDQIKDSFPMKSNALGTHFSRTNVLNKLFQLT comes from the exons ATGTCTACTTTAAGCATTTTTAGTGTTGCCATAGCTCCTCTACTTCTTGCACATTTATGTGAATCTTCAGCTTACAAAAATCAAGCTTCCGGCAGCCTCAACGAACACGAT AGGGTGTTTAATATTGTAGTTCATGGAATCTTGCTGTGGGCATCAATGGGATTCTTGATTCCTTTGGGAATATTGGTGATGAGAGTTTCCAGTTGCACAAGTGAATTTCAACCTTCTAGGCACAAAAAAGTGTTCTATGTTCATGCACTTTTGCAG GTACTTTCGGTTCTACTTGTAACCGTTGGAGCAATTTTATCAATCAGAAACTTCGAGAATGCATTCAACAACACACATCAAAGACTAGGGCTGGCTCTTTATGCTGCTATTTATATGCAACTTATCCTCGGATTTAAAAGACCTAAAAG GGGGACTAGAGCTAGAAGTGCATGGTACTTGTTACATTGGTTACTAGGCACAATAACATGTTTGGTTGGAGTCTTGAATATCTACACTGGATTACAAGCCTACCACATAAGAACTTCAACAAATACAAGATTTTACACCATAATCTTCACAGCTCAATTATCTTTCATGGTAATTCTCTATCTTTTCCAAGACAAATGGGATTACATTTTAAGACAGGGGATGCCACCTGGCGTTGTTGGTACTTATGGAAACAGTGATATACCATTGCCAATAACATTATCTCAACAAGTGGAAGATGATCAAATCAAGGATTCCTTCCCTATGAAGAGCAATGCATTGGGCACTCATTTTTCAAGAACCAATGTGCTCAATAAACTATTTCAACTGACTTGA
- the LOC125194368 gene encoding 60S ribosomal protein L18a-like, translating to MVTYKFHQYQVVGRALPTETDEHPKIYRMKLWATNEVRAKSKFWYFLRKLKKVKKSNGQVLAINEIFEKNPTTIKNYGIWLRYQSRTGYHNMYKEYRDTTLNGGVEQMYTEMASRHRVRHHCIQIIKTATVPAKLCKRESTKQFHNSKIKFPLMYRKVRPPTRKLKTTYKATRPNLFV from the exons ATGGTGACATACAAA TTCCACCAATACCAGGTGGTCGGAAGAGCTCTGCCGACGGAGACGGATGAGCACCCCAAGATCTACCGGATGAAGCTATGGGCGACCAACGAGGTCCGCGCCAAGTCCAAATTCTG GTACTTTCTGAGGAAGCTTAAGAAGGTGAAGAAGAGTAACGGGCAGGTTCTTGCTATCAATGAG ATTTTTGAGAAGAACCCAACCACAATCAAGAACTACGGGATCTGGTTGAGATACCAAAGTAGGACTGGGTACCACAACATGTACAAGGAGTATCGTGACACCACCCTCAATGGTGGTGTCGAGCAGATGTACACCGAGATGGCTTCCCGCCACAGGGTCCGCCATCACTGCATTCAGATCATCAAGACAGCCACTGTCCCAGCCAAGCTTTGCAAGAGGGAGAGCACAAAGCAGTTTCACAACTCTAAGATCAAATTCCCCCTGATGTACAGGAAGGTGAGGCCACCAACGAGGAAGCTCAAGACCACGTACAAGGCAACCAGGCCCAACTTATTTGTGTAA
- the LOC125197213 gene encoding cytochrome b561 domain-containing protein At4g18260-like isoform X1 yields the protein MSTLSIFSVAIAPLLLAHLCESSAYKNQASGSLNEHDENSQRVFNIVVHGILLWASMGFLIPLGILVMRVSSCTSEFQPSRHKKVFYVHALLQVLSVLLVTVGAILSIRNFENAFNNTHQRLGLALYAAIYMQLILGFKRPKRGTRARSAWYLLHWLLGTITCLVGVLNIYTGLQAYHIRTSTNTRFYTIIFTAQLSFMVILYLFQDKWDYILRQGMPPGVVGTYGNSDIPLPITLSQQVEDDQIKDSFPMKSNALGTHFSRTNVLNKLFQLT from the exons ATGTCTACTTTAAGCATTTTTAGTGTTGCCATAGCTCCTCTACTTCTTGCACATTTATGTGAATCTTCAGCTTACAAAAATCAAGCTTCCGGCAGCCTCAACGAACACGAT GAAAATTCTCAGAGGGTGTTTAATATTGTAGTTCATGGAATCTTGCTGTGGGCATCAATGGGATTCTTGATTCCTTTGGGAATATTGGTGATGAGAGTTTCCAGTTGCACAAGTGAATTTCAACCTTCTAGGCACAAAAAAGTGTTCTATGTTCATGCACTTTTGCAG GTACTTTCGGTTCTACTTGTAACCGTTGGAGCAATTTTATCAATCAGAAACTTCGAGAATGCATTCAACAACACACATCAAAGACTAGGGCTGGCTCTTTATGCTGCTATTTATATGCAACTTATCCTCGGATTTAAAAGACCTAAAAG GGGGACTAGAGCTAGAAGTGCATGGTACTTGTTACATTGGTTACTAGGCACAATAACATGTTTGGTTGGAGTCTTGAATATCTACACTGGATTACAAGCCTACCACATAAGAACTTCAACAAATACAAGATTTTACACCATAATCTTCACAGCTCAATTATCTTTCATGGTAATTCTCTATCTTTTCCAAGACAAATGGGATTACATTTTAAGACAGGGGATGCCACCTGGCGTTGTTGGTACTTATGGAAACAGTGATATACCATTGCCAATAACATTATCTCAACAAGTGGAAGATGATCAAATCAAGGATTCCTTCCCTATGAAGAGCAATGCATTGGGCACTCATTTTTCAAGAACCAATGTGCTCAATAAACTATTTCAACTGACTTGA